TGAGGCATGGTACGTTTATTTTCGTTGCTTCCTTCGCTGCTCTAAAAGTGCTGTAGTAGACTTCTGCTAGCAGGCGCGCGCTCGCCTTCTTCGAAACCAGCGGGTCGTTCACGTACGCTTCAACAACTTTCTCATCCCTGCTTATGAACGATGGATCCCATGGAAGAGCGAACTTAGCTTTTGGCGCGGCTCTCGCTATTAAGGCTAAGAGCGCTTTCACCAGGGGTGAAACTTTCCCGGGACGTGCCCCCGTTCCTGAAAGTATCAGGCCAGCTATCCCCTCTGGGTATTTTGCCATGTAGAGCATAGCTATTAGGCTCCCCATGGAGTGTCCAAGCATGAAGATCTTTTTCCTCCTCTCTTTCTCCCGGACGAGGCTGACGAACAGCTTTAGGTCTTCGACGAACTCTTCGAAGCGCTTCACGTGCGCCCTCTCACCTTCGGATTTCCCGTGCCCTCTATGGTCTAGAGCGTAGACCGCGTAGCCCTTAGGTACAAGCTGGTTGACGACGTTCATGTACCTTCCAGAGTGCTCGACGAGGCCATGGACAACGACGACCACAGCCTTGCTCGCCCCATCGGGCTTCCAAACCTGGTAATAAAGCTTGGTTTTATCATACCCCTCGAAAAATCCCTCTTCATGCTTCACGAAAAACCCTCCTCCGGGTATCCTAAAAGGCAGACTTCTCATAATTAAGAGGGAGCGTCAATTTAAGATTTTTGTTCAAAAACACTTAACCCTTGAAGCCTCCTTTCCCGAAAAAGGGAGAAGGGGCTGCTGGCTTTGCAGTCCCTTAAAACGCCGAGGGCGAATGGTGGAACTGAGGGCGCAAAATTTCAGCCGAACACTTTTCCTAAAACAGGCTAAGCACTTCTCTTAGTTAACGAGAAATTTGCCGGGTAGGCGTTCGCCGTCTCAGATTTAAGACGGTTTTGTAAGTAGTTCTGGTGAACACCTGTTTTCCTTAATTGTTAGCTGAGGGAACTTATATAGCCTTTTTAGTTGGATGGCCCAAGAAAGTAGTTTAGACTTTGAAGCACCGGACTATGCACAAAGGCTTTTCGAAAAATGTGACTGTGTAATCCCACTTTTCTCCCGACGCTTTCTCGAAAAGCTTGCAGATGCACGCCGAGAAACCGCACACCATTCTTCCGTCAGCCCTTTTTGAAAGACCCTTTTCTAGGGACATTCGGCATCCGTCTTGAAGGTAACAGTTCCTGTATGCGAGGTCAACGCTTCCGTCATCGTTTTTCCGATAACCCATTTCAATTGGGGCAATTTTTATTTTAAGCATTATTTCGCGAGCAGCCGAGATGACGGAGTCAACGTCGAGTCCCACAAGCTGGTTCCCCATTTTATCGATTACGTACTTAGAGATGCCCATGTCCAACATGTGTTCTCCAACGCCTAGAGCTCCTTCCAACTTGTTTACCGTCACGAAGTGGGCCCATATGATTATGTAGTCTGGGCGTATCCTGCCGGACTTCGAAAGCAGGTAGGCTGCCGCATCATCCAACGTTCTAATCTCCTCAACGGGAGATTCGCCCGTCAGCTTCGTAACAGCCCTTTGAACATACTTAATAACCATGCGAGTTAAAACATCCCCGTAGATTTTCTCCTCCTCTTTTAAACCACTAACGAACACGTCGAGGAAGGATTTCATATCAGGTAGCTCACTTTCCCCCTTCTCAAGCATTATAAAGCCTGATTCCAACACCGGCACCTCCAAAAACTATTTTCAGAAAAAAAGAGATATAGTTTTTGCAACGACAAGTTAAACCAATTGTCTAAAAACGAACATGCTTCACAATAATCACAATTTGAAAATTCCTTTTAAAGAAAAATTCATACATTACGTTATTTTATTCAACAAAACGATAAGTGTAAAGTTTCTTTTATGAGAAAACGAGTGAGCTTGGCTCTTTACACAAACGGTACACTCTTATTTCCGCATGTTTTTTCATCTGCACAATTTTTCCCATCTATTAGCCTGCTGAGTCTCTTTGAGAACTAGTAACTGAAATAAGAAACAGTGACTTTAACACACTCAGCATTATGACATTTACAGCATTATAAAAAAGGAGGAGGGGGTTAGTTAGCCCATGCTATGAGGTATGTGTCGGCGTCATCGAATATTTCTTGTGGAGCGACCCCGTAAGCGTATGTCCATGACCATCCGGGGTTGGCGTCTATGTCAGGTCCGCCAACAGCTAAGTAAGATGCCCATGCTAGTTCGCTGCAGTAATAGCTGCTTCCGTAGACTTGTTTTGTCACCCATACGACGTCGTATGGTTTACCCAGTTGGGCGAGCGCGAAGTTCACGGCGGCTTGCTTGATCGCATTAGACGTTGCGACTCTCAAAATGCATGCTTCATCGTTGTTGTGTATCTCTGTAGCTGGAGTGAGCTTCACTTCCCACGAGGTTGCCTCAATAGTCCAGCCGTTTCCTATGTATATCATTGTGTGCGTCCAGTAGCCAGGAATAATGTAGTCGAATTTGCTTCCTCTAGTCAGTATTATGTCTCCAACCTCTAAAAGGCTTAAGTTCAAGTTGTTCTGTCCATCACCCTTTGTGAGAGCTGCAACATTGGCGGTCATCCCAGCCACGGCCAATGCGAAAAACATCGATAGAATCACTAGAAATAGCAAGACTGCAGAACATCTCCTCCTCAGGCCACACTCCTCCCAGGTATTTCTCCGAAACGGTTTATAGTTAACTGCGATGAAACAATTATTTAAATTCTAACATTTATTTTGACTTATATGTCAATTATATGTTTGTAATATTTTATGATCCATAGTATTAATGTGTATTAATAGTTTGTTTCTTGATGAAGGGTATTTAACGTTGTTGCCTATTTTGATTAGAGGTTGTAATTAGAAGGTTGGTTTGTTTCAAACAGATGGCGCGTGTTGCAGGTTTCGGCTTTTTGTGTTGTAGAAAGCCGGCTTTGTTAAACTGTTTTTTATGGGGCTGTCTTTAGAACCCTCTTTGAGCTACTTAGTCACAGCCTAAGAAGTTGTCAAGCTAGTCGTTTAGCTTAATACGATGCAAACTGAAATTTTAAAACAGGCGTGAGTTCAAAAGTAGGCGGCGTAGTCCTCTCCTAAACTATGCGGTTTTGTTTTTCCAAAAACTTAGGAACATAGGATGGCGTCGGGTTAGGCGAAAAAGGGTGATGGGTTTTGGTGGAGGCCACCACTTTTCTCTTTCTTGTGCTTTATGTCTTATGTATATGTGGCTGTTATGGTGAATATTAGGACGAAGAGTAGTAGGGTTAAGGGCTATCCCGTGTCGTATGCTGAGTGTTTCAGAGGAATAGGGGGTGTGGATTGTCATGTAGTATATGCGTCATGGCTGAGTCAAATACTGTTTTAGGGTAGAAGCCAGTTTGAATCGCCGCGGCGGCTGTAAATAGAATCGCTACGGTTTCACCTATTATTCTGCCTATTCCGAGTATAATTCCTGTCGCGATTCCGGGCGAAGCTACGGGTATGGTTACTATGGATTGCCATTTAGTGGCGCCCAGTGATAGGCTTGCCTCCCTGAAGGACTTTGGTACGCTAAGTAGAGCTACATTGGTGCTTTTGACTATTATTGGAAGAGCCATGAAGCCGAGAACCGACCAGCCGACGACCAGGCTTGGCCCGGCACCCGAGATTGGGTCTGCTCCTATCCTGAGTTCTTTGATGAAGAGTGAGAGGCCGAAAAGCCCGAAATATTATTGATGGAACCCCAGCTAGATTGTTTATGACTTGGTTGAGAAACTACTTCACTTCTCCTTTGGTAAGGTACTCGGTGAAGTATATTTGAGGCCATGACTCCCGGTGGGACGGCTATCGCCATTGCCCCGGTGATCAATGCAAATGTTCCGAAGATCATTGGGGCTATTTCTCTGGCTCGCATGTTGAGGTACGGGTCGGACAGCAGGAAAGACGGGAAATTGGAGGCGAAAGCATCCCAGCCGTAGTACACTACGACGGCCAGGATTAATGTGAAGACTGCTAATGCTAGGAGAGTTGGTATCGCTATGAGAACGTTTCCGAGTGAGCTCAGCAGGCTTCCATGGTTTGTGGTTGACGCCTTTTCACCCAATGTTTAGGACCTCCTAACCTCCAATTTTGAGAAGCGAAAAATGATGTACTCCGCCGTCGAGTTGATCAGATAAGTCATCACGAAGAGGACGAAGCCTATTCCGAGCAGAGACTGGTAGTGCATGCTGTTCCATGAGGACTCTCCAACCTCTAGGGCTATGAGGGCCATCATCAAGTAGACGGAACCCAGAAATACCTCTTTCAAATAGTGGAAAGCTTTCTCCGGGCCGCCGTAAAGCGCGAATTCTAGTGAAATGTCAAGCAGGAGTGAGAGTGTTGCCGTAGTTAGTGGTTTT
This window of the Candidatus Jordarchaeales archaeon genome carries:
- a CDS encoding ABC transporter permease subunit — encoded protein: MKELRIGADPISGAGPSLVVGWSVLGFMALPIIVKSTNVALLSVPKSFREASLSLGATKWQSIVTIPVASPGIATGIILGIGRIIGETVAILFTAAAAIQTGFYPKTVFDSAMTHILHDNPHPLFL
- a CDS encoding YiiX/YebB-like N1pC/P60 family cysteine hydrolase codes for the protein MLFLVILSMFFALAVAGMTANVAALTKGDGQNNLNLSLLEVGDIILTRGSKFDYIIPGYWTHTMIYIGNGWTIEATSWEVKLTPATEIHNNDEACILRVATSNAIKQAAVNFALAQLGKPYDVVWVTKQVYGSSYYCSELAWASYLAVGGPDIDANPGWSWTYAYGVAPQEIFDDADTYLIAWAN
- a CDS encoding alpha/beta hydrolase yields the protein MKHEEGFFEGYDKTKLYYQVWKPDGASKAVVVVVHGLVEHSGRYMNVVNQLVPKGYAVYALDHRGHGKSEGERAHVKRFEEFVEDLKLFVSLVREKERRKKIFMLGHSMGSLIAMLYMAKYPEGIAGLILSGTGARPGKVSPLVKALLALIARAAPKAKFALPWDPSFISRDEKVVEAYVNDPLVSKKASARLLAEVYYSTFRAAKEATKINVPCLIQVGSADIAFEPGSAKDLYEIIPSKDKTLKVYEGYRHEVYNEIGKEKPLSDLEEWLEKHL